In one window of Acidovorax sp. HDW3 DNA:
- the rpsA gene encoding 30S ribosomal protein S1 — protein sequence MVWFFHSNPVAQATTPAPTAFRNGCNRAAVNPVVRTRKHMSESFAALFEESLQRTEMRPGEVITAEVVRVEHNFVVVNAGLKSEAYVPIDEFKNDQGEIEVQVGDFVSVAIGSIENGYGDTILSRDTAKRLASWLSLEKALESGEFVTGTTSGKVKGGLTVLVNGIRAFLPGSLIDTRPIKDLSPYENKTLEFKVIKLDRKRNNVVLSRRAVVEASMGEERAKLMETLKEGAIVNGVVKNITEYGAFVDLGGIDGLLHITDMAWRRVRHPSEVVTAGQEITAKILKFDTEKNRVSLGLKQMGDDPWMGVARRYPANTRLFGKITNIADYGAFVELEPGIEGLVHVSEMDWTNKNIAPNKLVSLGDEVEVMVLEIDEDKRRISLGMKQCRANPWQEFAQNTKRGDRVKGPIKSITDFGVFVGLAAGIDGLVHLSDLSWNETGEAAVRNYKKGQEVEAIVLAVDVERERISLGIKQLDGDPFTTFVTVNDKGQIVTGKVKTVDQRGAEIDLGEDIVGYLRASEISRDRVEDARSVLKEGDEVTAVVVNVDRKTRNIQLSIKAKDQADQQEAMASLSAQSAKENAGTTSLGALLRAKLDNSDK from the coding sequence GTGGTGTGGTTCTTTCACTCCAACCCCGTGGCGCAAGCCACCACCCCTGCGCCCACAGCCTTTAGAAACGGTTGCAATCGTGCTGCCGTCAACCCTGTGGTGCGCACAAGGAAACACATGTCCGAATCTTTTGCCGCCCTGTTTGAAGAATCGCTGCAACGCACCGAAATGCGTCCTGGCGAGGTCATCACCGCCGAAGTCGTGCGCGTTGAGCACAACTTTGTCGTCGTGAACGCTGGCCTGAAGTCCGAAGCCTACGTGCCAATCGACGAATTCAAGAACGACCAGGGCGAGATCGAAGTCCAAGTGGGCGACTTCGTGTCCGTGGCCATCGGCTCCATCGAAAACGGCTACGGCGACACCATCCTCTCGCGCGACACCGCCAAGCGCCTGGCCTCCTGGCTGTCGCTGGAAAAGGCGCTGGAATCGGGCGAATTCGTCACCGGCACCACCTCTGGCAAGGTCAAGGGCGGCCTGACCGTGCTGGTCAACGGCATCCGCGCCTTCCTGCCCGGTTCGCTGATCGACACCCGTCCGATCAAAGACCTCTCGCCCTACGAGAACAAGACCCTGGAATTCAAGGTCATCAAGCTCGACCGCAAGCGCAACAACGTGGTGCTCTCGCGCCGCGCTGTCGTTGAGGCTTCCATGGGCGAAGAACGCGCCAAGCTGATGGAGACGCTCAAGGAAGGCGCCATCGTCAACGGCGTGGTCAAGAACATCACCGAATACGGCGCCTTCGTGGACCTGGGCGGCATCGACGGCCTGCTGCACATCACCGACATGGCATGGCGCCGCGTGCGTCACCCGAGCGAAGTGGTGACGGCTGGCCAGGAAATCACGGCCAAGATCCTCAAGTTCGACACCGAGAAGAACCGTGTCAGCCTGGGCCTCAAGCAAATGGGCGACGACCCCTGGATGGGCGTGGCCCGCCGCTACCCGGCCAACACCCGCCTGTTCGGCAAGATCACGAACATTGCCGACTACGGCGCGTTCGTCGAACTCGAGCCCGGCATCGAAGGCCTGGTGCACGTCTCCGAAATGGACTGGACCAACAAGAACATCGCCCCCAACAAGCTCGTGTCGCTGGGTGACGAAGTCGAAGTCATGGTTCTCGAAATCGACGAAGACAAGCGCCGCATCAGCCTGGGCATGAAGCAGTGCCGTGCCAACCCCTGGCAAGAGTTCGCGCAGAACACCAAGCGCGGCGACCGCGTCAAGGGCCCGATCAAGTCGATCACCGACTTCGGCGTGTTCGTCGGCCTGGCTGCCGGCATCGACGGCCTGGTGCACCTGTCTGACCTGTCGTGGAACGAAACCGGCGAAGCCGCCGTGCGCAACTACAAGAAGGGCCAGGAAGTCGAAGCCATCGTGCTGGCCGTGGACGTGGAGCGCGAGCGCATCTCCCTGGGCATCAAGCAGCTCGACGGCGACCCGTTCACCACCTTCGTGACCGTGAACGACAAGGGCCAGATCGTGACCGGCAAGGTCAAGACCGTGGACCAGCGCGGCGCTGAAATCGACCTGGGCGAAGACATCGTCGGCTACCTGCGCGCCTCCGAAATTTCGCGCGACCGCGTGGAAGACGCCCGCAGCGTGCTCAAGGAAGGCGACGAAGTCACCGCCGTGGTGGTGAACGTGGACCGCAAGACGCGCAACATCCAGCTGTCCATCAAGGCCAAGGACCAGGCAGACCAGCAAGAAGCCATGGCTTCGCTGTCGGCCCAGTCGGCCAAGGAAAACGCCGGCACCACCAGCCTGGGCGCCCTGCTGCGCGCCAAGCTGGACAACTCCGACAAGTAA
- a CDS encoding integration host factor subunit beta: protein MTRSDLVEELAARFGQLTQRDAELAVKTILDAVGDALVRGHRIEVRGFGSFSVTHRPPRLGRNPRSGEAVHIPPKRVPHFKPGKALREAVAQLPPETGA, encoded by the coding sequence ATGACCCGATCCGACCTCGTCGAAGAACTGGCCGCCCGTTTTGGCCAGCTCACACAGCGCGACGCCGAACTGGCCGTCAAGACCATTCTCGACGCCGTCGGCGACGCCCTGGTGCGTGGCCACCGGATCGAAGTGCGGGGCTTTGGCAGCTTTTCGGTCACGCACCGCCCGCCGCGCCTGGGGCGCAATCCCCGCAGCGGCGAAGCGGTGCACATCCCGCCCAAGCGGGTGCCCCACTTCAAGCCTGGCAAGGCCCTGCGCGAAGCGGTGGCGCAATTGCCGCCTGAAACAGGCGCATAG
- a CDS encoding lipopolysaccharide assembly LapA domain-containing protein: MKYLLWLLKAAIFFTLFAFALNNQQDASVHFFFGTQWRAPMVLIVLSAFGLGIVMGVLGMVPRWWRHRSAARRAQAAAASAQTAPATEPAPLPASAELPPHGI, encoded by the coding sequence ATGAAATACCTCCTGTGGCTGCTCAAGGCAGCCATTTTTTTTACCCTGTTTGCGTTCGCGCTCAATAACCAGCAAGACGCCAGCGTGCACTTTTTCTTTGGCACGCAATGGCGCGCGCCCATGGTGCTGATCGTGCTCTCTGCCTTTGGCCTGGGCATCGTGATGGGCGTGCTGGGCATGGTGCCGCGCTGGTGGCGCCACCGCAGCGCCGCACGCCGTGCGCAGGCTGCAGCGGCCAGCGCCCAGACAGCCCCTGCCACCGAACCCGCCCCCCTGCCCGCCAGCGCCGAACTGCCACCCCATGGAATTTGA
- the lapB gene encoding lipopolysaccharide assembly protein LapB, translated as MEFDLSWILLGLPLAFGLGWWASRFDLRQLRRDNSQAPRAYFKGLNYLLNEQQDQAIDAFIEAVQNDPDTSELHFALGNLFRRRGEYHRAVRVHEHLLSRADLSRADRERAQHALALDFLKAGLLDRAEDALKPLEGTPFEQEARLARLAIYERTRDWPQATAIAAKLQAAQQGDFSTRQAHYLCEQALAASAQGDEASARRLLQQAQAVAPQAPRPFIERARQQQRCGEASAACDTLEQLAQQAPAALPLAAPLLLEAAAACGRSAQAQALLEQHYQATPGLDLLMALVQLDDNSGESTRPGRARYAQHLAHEPSLVAATQWLAAEPLQHEEHHGDVQRALELATKPLLRYRCAACGFEARQHFWQCPGCQSWDSYPARRVEEL; from the coding sequence ATGGAATTTGACCTCAGCTGGATTTTGCTCGGCCTGCCCCTGGCCTTTGGCCTGGGCTGGTGGGCCTCACGCTTTGACCTGCGCCAGCTGCGCCGCGACAACAGCCAGGCACCCCGGGCCTATTTCAAAGGCCTGAACTACCTGCTCAACGAGCAGCAGGATCAGGCCATCGACGCCTTCATCGAGGCCGTACAAAACGACCCCGACACCTCCGAGCTGCACTTTGCCCTGGGCAACCTGTTTCGCCGCCGGGGCGAGTACCACCGCGCCGTGCGCGTGCACGAGCACCTGCTCTCGCGCGCCGACCTCTCGCGCGCCGACCGCGAGCGCGCCCAGCACGCGCTGGCACTCGATTTCCTCAAGGCCGGCCTGCTCGACCGCGCCGAAGACGCACTCAAGCCCCTCGAAGGCACGCCCTTCGAGCAAGAAGCGCGCTTGGCGCGCCTGGCCATTTACGAGCGCACCCGCGACTGGCCCCAGGCCACCGCCATCGCCGCCAAACTGCAGGCGGCGCAGCAAGGCGATTTCAGCACCCGCCAGGCGCATTACCTGTGCGAGCAAGCACTTGCCGCCTCGGCCCAGGGCGACGAGGCCAGCGCACGGCGCCTGCTGCAGCAAGCGCAGGCCGTGGCACCGCAGGCCCCGCGCCCCTTCATTGAGCGCGCACGCCAGCAGCAGCGCTGCGGCGAAGCCAGCGCCGCCTGCGACACCCTGGAGCAGCTGGCGCAACAAGCCCCCGCCGCCCTGCCCCTGGCGGCGCCGCTGCTGCTCGAAGCCGCCGCCGCCTGCGGGCGCAGCGCCCAGGCCCAGGCCCTGCTGGAGCAGCACTACCAGGCCACGCCGGGCCTGGACCTGCTCATGGCCCTGGTACAGCTCGACGACAACAGTGGCGAAAGCACCCGCCCCGGACGCGCGCGCTACGCCCAGCACCTGGCGCACGAGCCATCGCTGGTGGCGGCCACGCAATGGCTGGCCGCTGAGCCGCTGCAGCACGAAGAACACCACGGCGACGTGCAACGCGCCCTGGAGCTGGCCACCAAGCCCCTGCTGCGCTACCGCTGCGCGGCCTGCGGGTTTGAAGCCCGCCAGCATTTCTGGCAATGCCCCGGCTGCCAAAGCTGGGACAGCTACCCCGCGCGGCGCGTGGAAGAATTGTGA
- a CDS encoding helix-hairpin-helix domain-containing protein, with product MTSALSLLRSTLLAALVWLCLAPAWAGVEVNKAKEAELDGVRGLGPMLTARILKAREKGPFRSWEEFITRVPGIGPTRAAQLSGQGLTVDGQSYSLHIPAAPQAGNIPQAPKAPPAPDMPAKPKL from the coding sequence ATGACCTCTGCCCTGTCTCTGCTGCGCTCGACCCTGCTCGCCGCCCTGGTCTGGCTCTGCCTGGCCCCAGCCTGGGCAGGCGTCGAAGTCAATAAAGCCAAAGAAGCCGAGCTCGACGGTGTGCGCGGCCTGGGCCCGATGCTGACGGCGCGCATCCTCAAGGCGCGCGAAAAAGGGCCGTTTCGCAGCTGGGAGGAGTTCATCACCCGCGTCCCGGGCATTGGCCCGACCCGCGCCGCCCAGCTCTCGGGCCAGGGCTTGACGGTCGATGGCCAAAGCTACTCGCTACACATCCCCGCCGCGCCCCAGGCGGGCAACATCCCGCAAGCGCCCAAGGCCCCGCCAGCACCGGACATGCCGGCCAAACCCAAGCTTTGA
- a CDS encoding monovalent cation/H+ antiporter subunit A, whose protein sequence is MPLVHILLLPFLGSLLAAILPANARNTESTLAGLIALWCTVQMALLFPEISQGGVLRHEIAWLPQFGLQLVLRLDGFAWMFAMLVLGIGTLVVLYARYYLSPADPAPRFFAFLLAFMGAMLGVVLSGNLIQLAFFWELTSLFSFLLIGYWHHRQDARRGARMALTVTGAGGLALLAGLLVLGHIVGSYDLDHVLAAASQVQAHPLYLTALVLILLGALTKSAQFPFHFWLPRAMAAPTPVSSYLHSATMVKAGVFLLARLWPVLSGTEPWFWLVGGAGLITLLLGGFAAMFQNDLKGLLAYSTISHLGLITLLLGLGSPLAAVAAVFHTMNHATFKASLFMAAGIVDHESGTRDLRRLSGLRHAMPITATLAMVASAAMAGVPLLNGFLSKEMFFAETVFIDATPLVRWGLPVAATLAGMFSVAYSLRLTLEVFCGPPAQDLPHAPHEPPRWMRVPVELLVLTCLLVGTLPGQVIAPFLNAAAAPVVGGALPAFSLALWHGWNAPVVMSLLALLGGTLLYRALRPAQRSGRITRTPLLARWDGEQIFQALLAHLSRAARQGRRLLGTRRLQWQMLWLVLAALVAGAAPLLLHGLRLGQRASLPLSSAFVLLWLLGGLCAIAAAWQAKFHRLAALTLLGGAGLATCITFLWFSAPDLALTQIAVELVTTVLILLGLRWLPQRNEALHLRARGTRRRRLRDLLLALAAGAGMAWLAFAMMSRDFPESTSTFFLERALSEGGGTNVVNVMLVDFRGFDTFGEIVVLAIVALTVYALLRRFRPARESMDLPPQQRAVPADLQTDLLNPRHAQDTAVGYLMVPAVLVRLLLPLATLVAAYIFLRGHNEPGGGFVAGLVLSVGLILQYIISGTEWVEAHMPLSPRRWIAAGLLCALATGVGAFAWGYPFLTTHTAHLHLPWLGEVHVASALFFDIGVFALVVGATLLILTALAHQSIRGHRWHARLLEEADFTPEIQAKTGSSAYRTSASSYKLNSKIQGGL, encoded by the coding sequence ATGCCGCTGGTTCACATCCTCCTCCTGCCCTTTCTTGGCAGCCTGCTCGCTGCCATCCTCCCCGCCAACGCCCGCAACACCGAATCCACCCTGGCCGGCCTGATCGCCCTGTGGTGCACGGTGCAGATGGCGCTGCTGTTTCCTGAAATCTCCCAGGGCGGCGTGCTGCGCCACGAAATTGCCTGGCTGCCGCAGTTTGGCCTGCAGCTGGTGCTGCGCCTCGATGGCTTTGCCTGGATGTTTGCCATGCTGGTGCTGGGCATTGGCACGCTGGTGGTGCTCTACGCGCGCTACTACCTCTCGCCAGCCGATCCGGCGCCGCGCTTTTTTGCTTTTTTGCTCGCCTTCATGGGCGCCATGCTGGGCGTGGTGCTCTCGGGCAACCTGATTCAGCTGGCGTTTTTCTGGGAGCTGACCAGCCTGTTCTCCTTTTTGCTCATCGGCTACTGGCACCACCGCCAGGACGCACGCCGGGGCGCGCGCATGGCGCTCACCGTGACCGGCGCAGGTGGCCTGGCGCTGCTGGCGGGGCTACTGGTGCTCGGGCACATCGTCGGCAGCTACGACCTTGACCATGTGCTCGCCGCCGCCAGCCAGGTGCAGGCGCACCCGCTGTACCTGACGGCGCTGGTGCTGATCCTGCTCGGAGCGCTGACCAAAAGCGCGCAATTTCCCTTTCATTTCTGGCTGCCGCGCGCCATGGCCGCGCCCACGCCGGTGTCGAGCTATCTGCATTCGGCCACCATGGTCAAGGCCGGGGTCTTCCTGCTGGCGCGCCTGTGGCCAGTGCTCAGCGGCACCGAGCCCTGGTTCTGGCTCGTCGGCGGCGCCGGCCTCATCACCTTGCTGCTCGGCGGCTTTGCCGCCATGTTCCAGAACGACCTCAAAGGGCTGCTCGCGTACTCGACGATCTCCCACCTGGGGTTGATCACGCTGCTGCTGGGCCTGGGCAGCCCGCTGGCGGCGGTGGCGGCAGTGTTCCACACCATGAACCACGCCACCTTCAAAGCTTCGCTGTTCATGGCGGCGGGCATTGTGGACCACGAAAGCGGCACGCGCGACCTGCGCCGTCTCTCGGGCCTGCGCCACGCCATGCCCATCACCGCCACCTTGGCCATGGTGGCCAGCGCTGCCATGGCCGGCGTGCCGCTGCTCAACGGTTTTTTGTCCAAGGAAATGTTCTTTGCCGAAACCGTGTTCATCGACGCCACGCCGCTGGTGCGCTGGGGCCTGCCCGTGGCCGCCACGCTGGCGGGCATGTTCAGTGTGGCCTACTCGCTGCGCCTGACGCTGGAGGTGTTCTGCGGCCCACCGGCCCAAGACCTGCCGCACGCCCCGCACGAGCCCCCGCGCTGGATGCGCGTGCCCGTCGAGCTGCTGGTGCTCACCTGCCTGCTGGTGGGCACGCTGCCGGGCCAGGTGATTGCGCCCTTTCTCAACGCAGCGGCGGCCCCGGTGGTGGGTGGCGCACTGCCGGCGTTCAGCCTGGCGCTGTGGCATGGCTGGAATGCCCCGGTGGTGATGAGCCTGCTGGCGCTGCTGGGCGGCACGCTGCTGTACCGCGCCCTGCGCCCGGCGCAGCGCAGCGGCCGCATCACGCGCACGCCGCTGTTGGCGCGCTGGGATGGGGAGCAGATTTTTCAGGCCCTGCTGGCGCACCTGTCGCGCGCAGCACGCCAGGGCCGGCGCCTGCTGGGCACGCGCCGCCTGCAGTGGCAAATGCTGTGGCTGGTGCTCGCCGCGCTGGTGGCGGGCGCAGCGCCGCTGCTGCTGCACGGCCTGCGCCTGGGCCAGCGTGCCAGCCTGCCGCTGTCCAGCGCCTTCGTGCTGCTGTGGTTGCTCGGGGGCCTGTGCGCCATCGCCGCCGCCTGGCAGGCCAAGTTCCACCGCCTGGCGGCGCTGACGCTGCTCGGCGGCGCCGGGCTGGCGACCTGCATCACGTTTTTGTGGTTTTCCGCCCCCGACCTGGCGCTCACGCAAATTGCCGTCGAACTGGTGACCACGGTGCTGATCCTGCTGGGCCTGCGCTGGCTGCCGCAGCGCAACGAGGCCCTGCACCTGCGCGCACGCGGCACGCGCCGGCGGCGCCTGCGCGACCTGCTGCTGGCGCTCGCTGCTGGCGCCGGCATGGCCTGGCTGGCCTTTGCCATGATGAGCCGCGACTTTCCCGAGAGCACCTCCACGTTCTTCCTCGAACGCGCGCTCAGCGAGGGCGGGGGCACGAACGTGGTCAACGTCATGCTGGTCGATTTCCGGGGCTTTGACACTTTTGGCGAAATCGTCGTCCTGGCCATCGTCGCCCTGACCGTCTATGCCTTGCTGCGGCGCTTTCGCCCGGCGCGCGAGAGCATGGATCTGCCGCCGCAGCAGCGCGCCGTGCCGGCCGACCTGCAGACCGATCTGCTCAACCCGCGCCACGCGCAAGACACCGCCGTGGGCTATCTGATGGTGCCCGCCGTGCTGGTGCGCCTGCTGCTGCCGCTGGCAACGCTGGTGGCGGCCTATATTTTTCTGCGCGGGCACAACGAGCCCGGCGGCGGCTTCGTCGCTGGGCTGGTGCTGTCGGTGGGGCTGATCTTGCAGTACATCATCTCGGGCACGGAATGGGTCGAGGCCCATATGCCGCTCTCACCCCGGCGCTGGATCGCCGCCGGCCTGCTGTGCGCCCTGGCCACGGGCGTGGGCGCCTTTGCCTGGGGCTACCCTTTCCTGACCACACACACTGCGCACCTGCACCTGCCCTGGCTGGGCGAGGTGCACGTGGCGAGCGCGCTGTTCTTCGACATCGGTGTCTTCGCCCTGGTGGTGGGCGCCACACTGCTCATCTTGACGGCGCTGGCGCACCAGTCGATCCGGGGCCACCGCTGGCACGCACGCTTGCTCGAAGAAGCCGATTTCACCCCTGAAATACAAGCAAAAACAGGCTCTAGCGCTTATAGAACAAGCGCGAGCAGCTATAAATTAAATAGCAAAATACAAGGCGGACTGTAA
- a CDS encoding Na+/H+ antiporter subunit C, with protein MEIVLALAIGVFTGAGVWLLLRPRTFQIIMGLSLLSYAVNLFIFSMGRLGLQMGKPPVLQAGLAQDLQHYADPLPQALALTAIVIGFAMTALFLVVLLAARGMSGTDHVDGSHAREHREMP; from the coding sequence ATGGAGATCGTGCTCGCCCTGGCCATTGGCGTGTTCACTGGCGCTGGCGTCTGGCTGCTGCTGCGCCCGCGCACCTTTCAGATCATCATGGGGCTGTCGCTGCTGTCGTACGCCGTCAACCTGTTCATCTTCAGCATGGGGCGGCTGGGCCTGCAAATGGGCAAGCCGCCGGTGCTGCAAGCGGGCCTGGCACAAGACCTGCAGCATTACGCTGATCCGCTGCCACAGGCGCTGGCGCTCACCGCCATCGTCATCGGCTTTGCCATGACGGCCCTGTTCCTGGTGGTGCTGCTGGCGGCGCGCGGCATGTCGGGCACCGACCATGTGGACGGCAGCCACGCGCGTGAACACCGGGAGATGCCATGA
- a CDS encoding monovalent cation/H+ antiporter subunit D: MSSTDWLPLVGPWVERLMPHLLLAPILLPLASAALMLLLGEERQRGKLVLNIGSTLAGLCVALALLLYSDRPGPSATLGVYLPGNWPAPFGIVLALDRLSALMLVLSSFIALASIVFAAARWHRAGVHYHPLFQFQLMGLAGAFLTSDLFNLFVFFEILLAASYGLLLHGSGRARVQAGLHYIAINLAASTLFLIGASMLYGLTGTLNMADLARSIAHVTPGDRGLLHAGAGILATAFLIKAAVWPLNFWLVPAYGSATAPVGALFALMTKVGIYTLLRLWTLLFGSEAGPSALWGGPWLVGCGMVTMVFGAIGMMGSQRSTHLAGYAAVLSSGTLLATMGLGQTELTAALLYYLPSSTLAVAALFLLADLVERWRNDGTRPDADDEDAPFLTPELLPAQGVNLDDEEEALIGRVIPAAAAFLGLAFLACTLVIAGLPPLSGFVGKFAMLTALLNPLGLGASGGLRPGPIGWSLLALMVGTGLLALLALTRTGIRHFWAAQDRQAPQLRVLEGLPIAALLAACLWLTVQAPLVLQFTQASANALHAPHTYIRAVMQAQPIPGAPEAP; the protein is encoded by the coding sequence ATGAGCAGCACCGACTGGCTGCCCCTGGTTGGGCCTTGGGTCGAGCGCCTCATGCCGCACCTGCTGCTCGCCCCCATCTTGCTGCCGCTGGCCAGCGCAGCGCTCATGCTGCTGCTGGGCGAGGAGCGCCAGCGCGGCAAACTCGTGCTCAACATCGGCTCCACCCTGGCGGGCCTGTGCGTGGCGCTGGCGCTGCTGCTCTACAGCGACCGGCCCGGCCCCAGCGCCACCCTGGGCGTGTACCTGCCGGGCAACTGGCCGGCGCCGTTTGGCATCGTGCTGGCGCTCGATAGGCTCAGTGCGCTGATGCTGGTGCTGTCCTCCTTCATCGCCCTGGCCTCCATCGTCTTTGCGGCCGCGCGCTGGCACCGCGCCGGCGTGCATTACCACCCGCTGTTCCAGTTCCAGCTGATGGGCCTGGCCGGCGCCTTTCTCACCTCCGACCTGTTCAACCTGTTCGTCTTTTTTGAAATCCTGCTGGCCGCCTCCTACGGCCTGCTGCTGCACGGCTCGGGGCGGGCCCGGGTGCAGGCCGGGCTGCACTACATCGCCATCAACCTGGCCGCGTCCACGCTGTTTTTGATTGGCGCGTCCATGCTCTACGGCCTCACGGGCACGCTCAACATGGCCGATCTGGCGCGCAGCATCGCCCATGTCACCCCCGGCGACCGGGGCCTGCTGCACGCCGGCGCCGGCATTTTGGCCACGGCCTTTCTCATCAAGGCAGCCGTCTGGCCGCTGAACTTCTGGCTGGTGCCGGCCTACGGCAGCGCCACGGCGCCGGTGGGCGCGCTCTTTGCGCTCATGACCAAGGTCGGCATCTACACCCTGCTGCGCCTGTGGACGCTGCTGTTTGGCAGCGAAGCCGGCCCCAGCGCCCTGTGGGGCGGGCCTTGGCTGGTGGGCTGCGGCATGGTCACCATGGTATTTGGCGCCATCGGCATGATGGGCTCGCAGCGCAGCACGCACCTGGCGGGCTACGCCGCCGTGCTCTCCTCGGGCACGCTGCTTGCCACCATGGGTCTGGGCCAAACCGAGCTCACCGCCGCCTTGCTGTACTACCTGCCCAGCTCCACCCTGGCGGTGGCAGCGCTGTTTTTGCTCGCCGACCTGGTCGAGCGCTGGCGCAACGACGGCACACGCCCGGATGCGGACGACGAGGACGCACCCTTTCTCACCCCCGAGCTGCTGCCCGCCCAAGGTGTAAACCTCGACGATGAGGAAGAAGCGCTGATCGGGCGCGTGATTCCGGCCGCAGCCGCCTTCCTCGGCCTGGCCTTTCTGGCCTGCACCTTGGTGATTGCGGGGCTGCCGCCGCTGTCGGGCTTTGTCGGCAAATTTGCCATGCTCACCGCCTTGCTCAACCCGCTGGGCCTGGGCGCCTCGGGCGGGCTGCGCCCCGGGCCCATTGGCTGGAGCTTGCTGGCGCTGATGGTGGGCACCGGGCTGCTGGCGCTGCTGGCGCTCACGCGCACCGGCATCCGCCACTTCTGGGCCGCGCAAGATCGCCAGGCGCCACAGCTGCGCGTGCTCGAAGGGCTGCCCATCGCCGCCTTGCTTGCCGCCTGTCTGTGGCTCACGGTGCAGGCGCCGCTGGTGCTGCAGTTCACCCAGGCCAGCGCCAACGCCCTGCACGCGCCGCACACCTACATCCGCGCCGTCATGCAGGCCCAGCCCATCCCTGGCGCGCCGGAGGCACCATGA
- a CDS encoding Na+/H+ antiporter subunit E, which translates to MKKLLPSPLLSGVLFVLWLLLNRSASSGHLLLALLLALLIPQITGALRPLPVRIRRPGRILQLGLRVMADSVLSNWQVLRIILRPGLQRHPSAFVHIPLQLRDPNALAVLATIVCITPGTAWAELALDRSMLLLHVLEVKDPQAIVAHVKTHYEKPLMEIFE; encoded by the coding sequence ATGAAAAAACTCCTGCCCTCGCCCCTGCTCTCGGGCGTGCTGTTCGTGCTCTGGCTGCTGCTCAACCGCTCGGCCAGCAGCGGCCATTTGCTGCTGGCGCTGCTCTTGGCGCTGCTGATCCCGCAAATCACCGGCGCGCTGCGGCCGCTGCCGGTGCGCATACGCCGCCCGGGCCGCATCCTGCAGCTGGGCCTGCGCGTCATGGCCGACAGCGTGCTCTCCAATTGGCAGGTGCTGCGCATCATCTTGCGCCCCGGGCTGCAGCGCCACCCCAGCGCCTTTGTGCACATTCCGCTGCAGCTGCGCGACCCCAACGCTCTCGCGGTGCTGGCCACCATCGTCTGCATCACCCCCGGCACGGCCTGGGCAGAGCTGGCCCTGGACCGCTCCATGCTGCTGCTGCATGTGCTGGAAGTGAAAGACCCGCAGGCCATCGTCGCGCATGTAAAAACCCATTATGAAAAGCCGCTGATGGAGATTTTTGAATGA
- a CDS encoding K+/H+ antiporter subunit F: MSILSWALPLAMVLLAIAMLLTLVRLLRGPNAQDRVLALDCMYLNGMLLMLVLGMYYATGHYFEAALLVALFGFVGSTAMAKFLLRGEIIE, from the coding sequence ATGAGCATCCTCTCCTGGGCTCTGCCCCTGGCCATGGTGCTGCTGGCCATCGCCATGCTGCTGACCCTGGTGCGCCTGCTGCGCGGCCCCAATGCGCAGGATCGGGTGCTGGCGCTCGATTGCATGTACCTCAACGGCATGTTGCTGATGCTGGTGCTGGGCATGTATTACGCCACCGGGCATTACTTTGAAGCGGCGCTGCTGGTGGCGCTGTTTGGCTTTGTGGGCTCCACCGCCATGGCCAAATTTTTGCTGCGCGGCGAGATCATCGAATGA
- the mnhG gene encoding monovalent cation/H(+) antiporter subunit G codes for MSAPALPLWAEITIATLVLLGAGIALLGSLGLLRLKTYFERVHAPAIIATLGLWCVMHASIVYFSLLGHQMALHPLLLALFVAITVPVTTIFLMRAALFRARRAGQADVPANLSHRPPSK; via the coding sequence ATGAGCGCCCCCGCCCTGCCCCTGTGGGCCGAAATCACCATCGCCACCCTGGTGCTGCTGGGCGCGGGCATTGCCCTGCTCGGCTCGCTGGGTCTGCTGCGCCTGAAAACCTATTTCGAGCGCGTCCACGCCCCGGCCATCATCGCCACGCTGGGCCTGTGGTGCGTGATGCACGCGAGCATCGTGTACTTCTCGCTGCTCGGCCATCAAATGGCCCTGCACCCGCTGCTACTGGCCCTGTTCGTCGCCATCACCGTGCCCGTCACCACCATTTTTTTAATGCGCGCCGCGCTCTTTCGTGCCCGCCGCGCTGGCCAGGCAGACGTGCCCGCCAACCTCAGCCACCGCCCGCCCTCAAAATAA
- the crcB gene encoding fluoride efflux transporter CrcB has protein sequence MLPVISICLGACLGALARWGLGLWLSQPGSLLPWGTLAANLLGGYLVGVCVAVFQALPQLDPAWRLLLVTGFLGALTTFSSFSAEVMGLLLQQRLGLALLVAGAHLGGSLLLTWLGLLSASALLR, from the coding sequence ATGCTGCCCGTGATCTCGATTTGCCTGGGCGCCTGCCTGGGCGCGCTCGCCCGCTGGGGCCTGGGCCTGTGGCTGTCGCAACCGGGCAGCCTGCTGCCCTGGGGCACGCTGGCGGCCAATTTGCTCGGCGGCTATCTGGTAGGGGTGTGCGTGGCCGTGTTCCAGGCCTTGCCGCAGCTCGATCCGGCCTGGCGCCTGCTGCTGGTGACGGGTTTTTTGGGGGCGCTGACGACGTTTTCGAGCTTTTCTGCCGAAGTCATGGGCCTTTTGCTGCAGCAGCGCCTGGGCCTGGCGCTGCTGGTGGCGGGCGCGCACCTGGGCGGCTCGCTGCTGCTGACCTGGCTGGGCCTGCTCAGCGCCAGCGCCTTGCTGCGCTGA